One Ricinus communis isolate WT05 ecotype wild-type chromosome 2, ASM1957865v1, whole genome shotgun sequence DNA segment encodes these proteins:
- the LOC8258913 gene encoding protein WHAT'S THIS FACTOR 9, mitochondrial, which translates to MQFLFRCLAKHPRRSYHRSFIDVASIKHLRDRGLDHVVQRENHLKPMINIKNLIKSEPSKSLPLSVITQHKDSLKVPIRPIEFIRKYPLIFQEFLPGGINIHPHIKLTEQVLDLDAEEQLVYDSESYKQNVADRVLKLLMISRIDKIPLKVLDAIKWELGLPQDYVKCLVPEFPDYFRVIGNGNHKNLACGLNSDLGLELVCWSNELAVSCIEKQAANGKIEYKKGMPLAFPMKFSKGYEMDKQLKKWSDDWQKLPYISPYENATHLGASTDESDKWTVGVLHEVLNLFVSKKVERDTLLCLGECLGIRSRFKRALLHHPGIFYLSTKMRTYTVVLRDAYKRGLLIEKSPLTNIRNKYVHLMNKVDEDRKAISVPGGNKQTVQDSIEQGEKDDNVVAMDVNHMDSDFEDEHDSEYDDDDEEEGESKTHVRRNLPNNRSRMIKKKNFDVRESSRNAGRQRLVQKHHGITKEVVATKATERTEMQRGRKFPANSGDKLSFLKRKGKLFTAKRTAT; encoded by the coding sequence ATGCAATTCCTCTTCCGCTGTCTCGCGAAACATCCCCGCCGCAGCTACCACCGTAGCTTCATCGACGTTGCATCCATCAAACACCTACGGGACCGTGGCCTAGACCATGTAGTACAGAGAGAAAATCACTTAAAACCAATGATAAACATCAAGAATCTCATAAAATCAGAGCCATCAAAATCACTTCCTCTCTCTGTAATCACTCAACATAAAGACTCACTCAAAGTCCCAATTCGTCCAATTGAATTTATCCGAAAATACCCTTTAATCTTCCAAGAATTTCTCCCTGGTGGCATAAACATACATCCCCATATTAAGCTCACTGAACAGGTACTTGACCTTGATGCTGAAGAGCAGTTAGTTTATGATAGTGAGAGTTATAAGCAAAATGTTGCTGATAGAGTTTTGAAGTTGTTAATGATTTCTAGAATTGATAAAATTCCACTAAAGGTTCTTGATGCGATAAAATGGGAGTTGGGTTTACCTCAAGATTATGTAAAATGTTTAGTTCCTGAGTTTCCTGATTATTTTAGAGTTATTGGCAATggaaatcataaaaatttggcATGTGGGTTAAATTCTGATTTGGGATTAGAGTTGGTTTGTTGGAGTAATGAATTGGCTGTTTCTTGCATTGAAAAGCAAGCAGCAAATGGAAAAATTGAGTATAAAAAGGGGATGCCTCTAGCTTTTCCTATGAAGTTTTCAAAGGGATACGAGATGGATAAGCAATTGAAGAAGTGGTCTGATGATTGGCAAAAGTTGCCTTATATTTCTCCTTATGAGAATGCAACACATCTGGGGGCTAGCACTGATGAATCTGATAAGTGGACAGTGGGGGTTTTGCATGAGGTTCTTAATCTTTTTGTATCGAAGAAGGTGGAGAGGGATACTTTGTTGTGTTTAGGAGAGTGCTTGGGGATTCGGTCAAGGTTTAAGAGAGCATTGCTTCACCATCCGGGGATATTTTACTTGTCGACCAAAATGAGAACTTATACTGTGGTTTTGAGGGACGCCTATAAGAGAGGACTGCTAATTGAGAAGAGTCCACTAACGAATATTAGGAATAAGTATGTTCATCTCATGAACAAAGTAGATGAGGATCGTAAAGCAATTAGTGTGCCTGGTGGAAACAAACAAACAGTCCAAGACTCTATTGAGCAGGGAGAGAAAGATGATAATGTTGTTGCCATGGATGTGAATCATATGGATTCTGATTTCGAGGATGAGCATGACTCTgaatatgatgatgatgatgaggaaGAAGGTGAGAGTAAGACACATGTTCGTAGAAATTTACCGAATAACAGATCAAGAatgattaagaaaaagaattttgatgTGAGAGAATCTTCAAGGAATGCTGGAAGACAAAGATTGGTGCAGAAACACCATGGCATTACCAAAGAGGTAGTGGCAACAAAAGCTACTGAGAGAACAGAAATGCAAAGAGGACGCAAATTTCCTGCTAACTCAGGAGATAAGTTGAGTTTCCTTAAGAGAAAGGGAAAATTATTCACAGCAAAGAGGACAGCTACTTAA